The genome window AAAAGATTACGTCTGCCCACGATATTATTTTCTGTGCTCCTACCAATTGCACCTTCCTAGAAACCGTTAtatttcaattataaaattaattccaaactatttattaaaaaaaataaaatcaataacaatacTTATCAACTAGTGAAAATTGAGAGAATCTACACCATACACTTTTTCTGATTAAAATAATGAACTGATCATAACGGTCATGGCTTGAGTTCCACACCTTTCTTGTGTGAACTTGCTAGCATAACTTTATAGGTAGATCCTCCACATGAAGTGCGAAACCACCACAAAAATAGTTTCATGAAAACTCTTTCTCTATATGCTTGCTTATTTATTGGGGTCTAAAATATTCCCTACCTACTGTTATATAAGAGCCAATTGTGCCACTATATTTTTGCGTGTACCATTAAAAACTACTAGCCCAATAGCTAGGAACTAGGAAGCTTCTTCCATTCACCCCAAAAACACAATGGAAAACAACATGAAAAGTGAATTTGAGGACTTGTTGCCAGTGATGGCTGACAAGCTTGATGTTGAGGCCTTTGTGGGTGAGTTATGTAAGGGGTTCAAGCTTTTGGCAGACCCAGAAAGGGGTTTGATAACATCCGAGAGTCTAAGGAAGAACTCAGCTCTCCTTGGCATGGAAGGGATGAGCAAAGAGGATGCAGAGGCAATGGTTAGAGAAGGTGATCTTGATGGTGATGGCGTGCTTAATGAGAATGAGTTTTGTATCCTGATGGTGAGGCTGAGCCCTGAGATGATGGAAGACGCTGAGGCATGGCTTGAGAAGGCGCTTGACCCAGAGCTAAAGAAGTCTTCAGCTTGATCATCATgttattacttttctttttttttctttttttttgtagcaGTCAAATTTATATAGACTGTTCCATCTATTTTCTGTAATTTGGCTGAGGGAgacaattatttaaattatgatGTTCAAATTGTTTAGATTGATGCGGGCTATAGTTTTTTTCATCAATAGGAGATGGAATATGGATGGGAGTTACCAATGGGAGCTTTAGCCTTTAGCTACATCTGCCTTTTCTGGTATGTATTGTCTTATTACTCTAGGATCAATATGGACCTAAAGATCCCCCAAACTCCTTGATGAACTTTCATTAATTGGTCAAAGACTAGATGGAAACTGCACCATTGATATATTGGTTGGATCAATGGTATATTCTCTTATTACTCTTTGATCAATATGGACCTAAAGATCCAACAAACCCCTTCATGACCTTACATTAATTGGCCAAGAGTCAAGACTAGATGGTAACTGCATCATTGATTTCTAGTTCGATCAATGTTGAATAAACCATGATAAACAAACACTAAGCtaatctcataaaaaaattactttaataatttaaccattattcttgACTATTGGAATTGTGAAACTAGATGCTATACGTACTaaggatctgtttggatactgcttattttactaaaaactgaaaacactgtagcaaataaTCTTAAACATTAGCTGATTCTTTGGGCTAAAACTACTGTAACTTCagctaaaagtactgtagcatttttgttttttttttttgtttttttatttttttttatttcactcCTTTCCTAGTAGCcacataaaaatttgaacataaaaaaaaaataaaaaataaaaactttatctTTTTTGGCATTGAGAAGTGAAATGTCATCTAGATCTTGGAGGCCCAGTGTGAAGGAGTTCACAGCACTaattgaaagaagagatggGGAGCATGGTCTCTCGACCTAaaccattctctctctctctctctctctctctctctctctctttgatatGCACGAGGTGGagcttcctctctctttctcccatGGAGTTTGGTCTTATAAAGATCTAATGTTTTAGTTTCTTGATTTGGGAACTCGGCGGTGCGTTTGATGGGTTTGATATGGGAACTCGGTGGTGCTGGGTGAGGACGAGATTGGTGATGGGTTTGATTTGCGTTTGATGGGTAGATCTGtggttttgatttggttttggtttcatatggatgggtttgatttggttttggtttcaTATGAGTTTGATGGGTTGatcagttttgattttttttcatatgggtttgatCAATTTAATCTCAGATTGGTGGCTTCTGTCTTGGTTTTGGTTTCATTGTTTTGATCTTCTGTTTTGATGGGTTTGCTGggtttcaaaaacatgaataGTCATGTtctggaagaacatgaagaacacgaagaacaagttcttccaaaaaaaataatgaaaagaaaaggattaGTACGCACATGCCCAGTTTTATTGAAACGATGCGTTCagccaaatttttttgcatttgttctGAAGTAGTGGGCGTCTATCTTGGAGAGCACTGTAACCATGGGTCCCTTAGTTTAAAACGCCAAATGCAGACGTGGGGCAGATAAATGCAATCCAAAAGCTCACTAAGGCCATGTTTGATTTactttttttcatcactcaatttccgtcactcatcactcattactcatcactcatcactcaaaatacCCTACCcatttggcaccatcactcacttgtcatcactcaatatttttcacactatttatgggtcctatACCTGTCACACgatgcagtttttttttttttcattcattatcaccaaacccaatgaaaaaaaaaaaacatactgaaccaaaaaaaaaaaaaaaaaaaaaaaaaaaaaaaggaaccgaacagccaacccagaagaagaaaggaaaaaaaaaaagtcaaaattggTCAAAAGGTGCAGTTGGTACTATTTGTGGGTCTCCAATGTGtgtttaattataatattgtcattgagttatgagttatagaaactaaaaacagccaaaatgtgttttcagtttttataactcataactcaaaaatcagaaaattgagtgatggaaacagagttatagACTTCCTAAACAACTtttttgctatgggtcccaccatttttgagttatgagttatgagttatggaaacagagatatgagttatgaaaattgacaaaccaaacaccccctaagcAACCAAGATAACTTTGCCATCATCCATGTAATGTTTTATAGTTGCACATATTCCAATGACAAAGAGAGGGACTGGCTTTttaaatttctccccctttctTTTTTGAGTAAAACGACATAAATTTATCCCTCTTactactaataaaattataaaatatatgttaATTTACTTAAAGGCCCCTTagcattttaagaaaaattatactATTACTTTAGCATATCATTTGGTCATATTTAAATTCTCGTgtcccttctcaaaaaaaaaaaaaaaaaatctcgtgTCACAAGTAAATCACTCAAATTTGGTATATAAACATTATATGTCTCTCCCTTGTAAAATCctctttttactaaaagtaaaAGTTTCCATTATTTAATAACACTAATtataataaaagtaatttaaaagTGGATCATACGttacaaattttcaagttttgggATATAAGTAAATTATGAGGAAACCATCGCCCATTTATGCATATTTCAAGAGAAAAAGTATTCGTGATTCAAAGTTATTTTCCAATCATCTATCCTAAATAATGAAACTTTAGATTTTGATTCTCTTGAAAAGGCCAAAGATTTAAATAGATATTATCTCCTTATATTGAGATGATATAATTTCAACCATTAAAATTATCAATACAAAACTTTACAATATGATGAAATATGAGTTTTTAAACGATTTTTTAattgtacataattttttttttaaaaaagttaagaaatttagtatataatcaattataaataattttagtattatAGAAGGATGTAAAACTCAAGtttgttgaatttaatttaatttatgaaagaaattttttgttatgaataattaaaaaattaatttgatattaCACTATATTTGAAACAATAATACATGTTCAATCATGCTAGAAAACGTGCTAGCCATGGCACTTTGAGGAAATCTGCTAACTTCACCATTCACCAACAGTTAACTTCGTCATGATGAAAGAATTGTCATTTTAGTGAAAAAGAACTTCcatcattcttttcttttgtagttttgttccttttttataCACCCTTCCGTGAATAAGCAAAAACAGTGTTCGGTTAACGGGtgttgtagggacacgatttttaacgacccaaggaagacattgggctcgtatgtaaagggcccgaacaatatgatttgtagagagtggagtAAAAAGGCTGGCCATTGGTCGTTGGGCAATGGTTTAGTCAGGATATACATGGAAGCCCATAcgaaggtggatttggcctGTATAACTGAGCCTTGCACGGTTGTGGTTTGAGAGGTCTGACTCCTCGGAATTAATCCGAGGAGCATTGTCTTCTCAccattcttcctcctttttcttctcctttgtTCCGGGGCCTCCCCcacctttcttttttgctcccttttcccttttatactagtattcaatTCCCCTTCTTCATTtacgtgtcagtttctccttgTCTGGGGCaattactcgtcctatcaatcctcacgtcagagtggttgggaaaagctggatagcatggtatggggtatgggcttgtcaggtgctgggctccacgttatggtgttggcagctttctcgcTTGTATTGCTCTTGTACCGAGTTTGTCCTTtccttcaggcgttttgtgaggcgTTGAGCGTgaggttgtcctcggctacattcTTGGGCCATTAAGGGGTTCTCATCATACCTCCTCGGCAGTAAGGCTCCTCGGCAGTAaggctcctcggcttgggctttgggcTCTTAATGTGAAATGGGCCGGGATTCCAaatttcaggccccacaatagcccctcaaaatcctgcttcccgactttttagttggggaggagggttttggcgaTGCTGAGCCCACCTCGTGACTTGCTCAAGTTCCGTACTTTACTGCTGCTTGTGTTCTTCCATTTGCATAGGAGATGTGCCGAATTAAGAGGCATTACTTTATTCTTCATCCGCGCTGTGTCCTTTGTCATTTCAGTattcgaggcgcgccttcacgaggaccTTTAAATCTTGCAGTGGCGGATGGTGTTGGAAATTGTGCCAGGGCTGCCTTGTCCGCAGCATTTCTTGGGAATCTGCTCAAATTAAATGACACCACCTTACCCTTTATATAAGCAGGATAGGTGGTTGTTCTCCTGGCATATAAACCCTTCTGCTCTCTTCAAAATTATAACCTTTTATCCATAACCAGTTCCCATATCCGGTGCCACTTTCCCGTAGTACAGTATGTTTGAAGCTGGGGTGGAGATGGAGGAACTTCACCCACCACAAAGGCATCGGACCCTTCCAAGACTTAAGGTGGTGTGGTCTGGGCAGGGGAGGCATAGATTTAAGGTATCCTCCCACTTGGGTATGGTGGGAACGGTACCCccacctctttcagtcaaaatccgaagcaggctCTGGTCATACCAAaattttggtatgtcagaagaaaggttttccgccatcagcgccgtctgccttgttgcaggcaaatttttgtggaggctcctcaacttccggttCCCTGCACCCTTTCTTCAACGGTGCgggcctcaagttgggttccctgcaccttttcttcagctgcGCTAGCCCGAAGCCgggctctctgcaccttttcttcaacggtgcaggccccacgttgggttctttggctacCTGAGTTaaaggcatgtaaaagtattgaggaatggctTCCTTAGACGAAATTTTGAAGCGGCAGCGCGGCTCTTCTCTGCACCTCTTCTTCGGCTTTTCCTTCATTCCTTTGTATCTTTACTTTTCGCTTGTGTAGTTAGTTTCAATATGAGCTTATTTAAGCTccttcattgtacactgtactgttcttttgtcttaataataaatgaatttgcttaatctcaaatacttttcttttctgcaacaactactttgtgcatgaatattaaatatacacTTTCCTTTAATGATATTTAGAGCAGgaaaaaaccttaaaacaaaTTTCTACTAGtttgaacttactgacattatcaagtataacaatggtaattttcaataaattaaactcttggaactaaccgagataacggcCGAGCGCTATGCGATGCATGCAAGACAAATgcccgagaacgataaactctaaataattcatccgagagggtagccgagcagtgagggacttcgattgtgtttttggtaacATATTGCTCCatattgcatcaatccctttggtactgaggatCCGAGAGTAGGCTGGGGAATCCATGCAGTTTAGGGATTAACCAACTGTTAATGGGGAGTTCTCCTCGAATAAATTCTAAGGTCCATGTAACGtagtttttgtacttggtttccccataggcttgagtccgaggaccatgcaaggccttggttctgtccaaaacttgtaatttttctttcgagtacttggtttccccataggcttgagtccaaggaccatgcaaggccttggttctgtccaaaacttgtaatttttctttcgagtacttggtttccccataagcttgagtccgaggaccatgcaaggccttggttctgtccaaaacttgtaatttttctttcgagtacttggtttccccatagacttgagtccgaggaccatgcaaggccttggttctgtccaaaacttgtaatttttctttcgagtacttggtttccccataggcttgagtccgaggaccatgcaaagccttggttctgtccaaaacatgtaatttttcttttgagtacttggtttccccataggcttgagtccgaggaccatgcaaggccttagttctgtccaaaacttgtaagttttagtagtttttcctccgtatttatttatttttcgaagGTTAGCCCCTAGACCCGGGCGGGGAGAGTTagcttgaggccggaagcctcTAGGGCTGCCCGTGCCagtggcactgcaaggcgtagcccctagctgAAGTTTATGTCGAAGCAACAACTGCATGTCGTTGGAGATGGAGGAAGCTTCGCGAACTTCTGCCTGATAGAGGCTTGACTCCACCGCCATCTGTGCCAAcacgcaagccttcccacagacagcgccaattgtagggacacgatttttaacggccCAAGGAAgacattgggctcgtatgtaaagggctcgaacaatatgatttatagagagtggggtAGAAAGGCTGGCCATTGGTCGTTGGGCAATGGTTTAGTCAGGATTTACATGGAAGCCCATACGAAGGTGGATTTGGCATGTATAACTGAGCCTTGCACGGTTGTGGTTTGAGAGGTCTGACTCCTCGGAATTAATCCGAGGAGCATTGTCTTCTCAccattcttcctcctttttctccTCCTTTGTTCCGGGGCCTCCCCcacctttcttttttgctctcttttcccttttatactagtattcaattccccttcttcatctacgtgtcagtttctccttgTCTGGGGCaattactcgtcctatcaatcctcacgtcagagtggttgggaaaagctggatagcatggtatggggtatgggcttgtcaggtgctgggctccacgttatggtgttggcagctttctcgcTTGTATTGCTCTTGTACCGAGTTTGTCCTTtccttcaggcgttttgtgaggcgTTGAGCATgaggttgtcctcggctacattcTTAGGCCATTAAGAGGTTCTCATCATACCTCCTCGGCAGTAAGGCTCCTCGGCTtaggctttgggcccttaatgtgaaaTGGGCCGGGATTCCAAATTTCAGGCCCCACAGGTGTCTTTaagacatttgttaataaattattgggtaaaatgtaaaattgaccCTCTAAAttttttcagatttcatttcagtcctctaattttgtttttgttcatttcagtcctctaattttcaagtttattcaattaaggttttttcattaacttttattatatgttgtggttaatttttcaattttataaaattatcttcgaattttttaaattaaaagattcaattaatgattaaaaaatattttctagattttttttttcaaaatttttttactaaagttAACGGAaatgccttaattgaataaatctgaaacttagaagactgaaatgaacgaaagtaaagttagaagactgaaatgaaatctgaatAAAGTTaaagggtcagttttgcattttagccgaAATTATTTTAAGACATTGTTAACTTGTCccaaagtaaaaataaaaaataatgttaaagaTTATGGGGCGTATTGCTTTGTATGCTCAGATCTGTTTTAAAATTCTtcttttgagtgttttggccCAACAAGAATAGCCATTACACTAACAAGGTAACTACAAAAAATGCTCTGTACCATGGGCTAAAATCGAATATTCTTAGCATaacaaggaaaaggaaaacaccCGCTGgaattattcatatttattcaCATTGTACGTGATGGAAGTGCTGCCCTACAGCTACAAGCAACGAAGTTTACCTAGATCACATATATATGAGAAGCACACTTGtgaacataaaatattttctttggaGGCAACTTCATTCTAGGACCGAAATTAAATGATATGAAACTTAAATCACAAGTATATAATATACGTGTTTACTGGGCGAAAGGTAGAAAGGAAGTGACCGAGTTAGGATTTGATTTCAGAGTTGGCGAAATTTATAACTAATATACATATATGTCCTTACAAGAACACGGGACATACGTAGATACACACATATTTAGATGGAAAACGAGgccaaacaaatacaaaatccCAAATCGTTCTTCGCAAAGACAATGCCATGTGAAATTCAAAGGGGAATGTGTAGTAATAGTAGTAGTTTGGAGGGCACAAAAGGCATCTTTCAATCACCTATCCTGGGCTCGATAAGAGTTCTTATAAACGGACATTAAATGCTTGAAAGCCCATGAAACCCTCGTTTATTGATGATTCAATCACATTTAATTCACTCCCATTTATATCAATGGATCATATCGAACCAAATTAATGAACGTGGCCGCAGTGCTAAGTACAAAAAGCAACCAGAGCCTCCACTAATCCCAccacccaaaacataaaatacGATGAAAACCAGAAATTCAAGCAAGCTTGATCCTTTCTTGAGGATTAATTTTACAAAACTATCATGCtgttaaaaaatttaggaaGAACTAGTTGAGGGCCACCGGTATAAACTCACTCTCCTCAACCTAACACCCAAAACTTTTCAGATAATTTAACTCGTGCTACATAAGGTTGTATTTTAGAGCTTGATAAATCCAAAATGTATGTCCACCTCCACGTCCACATTGATGACAATAATGATTCAGATTTTCTTAACACATGAA of Quercus lobata isolate SW786 chromosome 8, ValleyOak3.0 Primary Assembly, whole genome shotgun sequence contains these proteins:
- the LOC115957475 gene encoding calcium-binding protein KIC, whose amino-acid sequence is MENNMKSEFEDLLPVMADKLDVEAFVGELCKGFKLLADPERGLITSESLRKNSALLGMEGMSKEDAEAMVREGDLDGDGVLNENEFCILMVRLSPEMMEDAEAWLEKALDPELKKSSA